From Gigantopelta aegis isolate Gae_Host chromosome 11, Gae_host_genome, whole genome shotgun sequence, the proteins below share one genomic window:
- the LOC121385478 gene encoding uncharacterized protein F54H12.2-like gives MASYMNKAEVEAHAEELSIFELPRTFTSVEKIYYEDTRPTSQITTENSPVEFNVYGQGIDYIDLKRTKLHVKAKITKADGSILVKDEKVGPVNLWLQSLWSQVDLTLNGKLITTSTNLYPYKSYLKVLLNGTSTAKESSLQSQLYYKDDAQDIDSSDPITGINSGLANRGALCETSHTVDMEGPLYEDFFDIKRYLINGVNLQIKLFRTRPSFSLLAGEDNPDYKVKIEDVYLRICKVRPNTAIITAHAKTLQDTEAKYPFTRSDIKVASIPKGQLSFTWDHLFQNKCPNKVVVALVSAEAVNGSYTKNPFNFAMYDLDTIALYVNGESLPAQPLHVGNNQYISAYNSLFEGRESIGLDVSREDFSSGYALYQFTLEPYHLKDGYLDLIKRGNLRLDLQFKKALPETVNCLIYSEDNLLLQIDGARNVLYAEP, from the coding sequence ATGGCTTCGTATATGAATAAAGCTGAAGTAGAGGCCCATGCCGAAGAATTATCTATTTTTGAACTTCCACGTACATTCACTTCGGTGGAAAAAATCTATTACGAAGATACGAGACCCACATCCCAGATCACCACGGAAAACAGTCCTGTGGAGTTTAACGTTTATGGACAAGGCATCGATTACATCGACCTGAAACGTACCAAACTACACGTGAaagccaaaattaccaaagccGATGGCAGCATTTTGGTCAAAGATGAAAAGGTGGGACCCGTCAATCTATGGCTCCAGAGTTTGTGGTCTCAAGTGGATCTGACCCTCAATGGAAAACTCATCACTACCTCGACCAATCTGTATCCATACAAGAGCTATCTTAAAGTGTTGTTGAATGGTACGTCCACAGCTAAGGAATCGTCTCTGCAATCTCAACTGTACTACAAAGATGATGCACAAGACATAGACAGCTCAGATCCTATAACAGGCATCAATTCGGGACTTGCTAACAGAGGTGCTTTATGTGAAACCAGTCACACCGTGGATATGGAAGGACCGCTGTATGAAGACTTTTTCGACATCAAACGTTATCTCATCAATGGCGTCAATCTACAGATCAAACTGTTTCGGACCAGGCCTTCCTTCAGTTTGTTGGCAGGAGAAGATAATCCTGATTACAAAGTCAAGATCGAAGACGTATACCTCAGAATCTGCAAAGTGCGACCCAATACGGCCATCATCACAGCCCATGCCAAAACACTGCAGGACACTGAAGCCAAATATCCTTTCACAAGGAGCGACATCAAAGTGGCCTCTATACCCAAGGGACAACTGAGTTTCACCTGGGATCACctgtttcaaaataaatgtcCCAACAAAGTTGTGGTGGCACTGGTCTCTGCCGAAGCAGTGAATGGCAGTTACACCAAAAATCCATTCAATTTTGCCATGTACGATCTGGACACGATTGCCTTGTACGTGAATGGAGAATCCTTACCGGCTCAACCTCTGCACGTAGGCAATAATCAGTACATCTCGGCCTACAACAGTCTGTTTGAAGGAAGAGAATCCATAGGACTGGACGTGTCTAGAGAGGATTTCTCAAGTGGATATGCTCTCTATCAATTCACCTTGGAACCTTACCACTTGAAGGACGGATACCTGGATCTTATAAAAAGGGGTAATCTTAGACTGGACTTACAGTTTAAAAAAGCCTTGCCAGAAACGGTCAACTGTTTGATCTACTCGGAAGACAACCTTCTGCTTCAAATCGACGGAGCCAGGAACGTCTTGTATGCAGAACCATGA
- the LOC121385479 gene encoding uncharacterized protein LOC121385479: protein MFDFQKEMREYCVSDVAVLREACLKFQALMLEATGEKQIDLDTKAVTYINGIDPFAQYITIASVCMGIFQSKFLKKHQHVKLTDTQEITDWMTVREDGSIKVKPDLWLTEEELRDRGMTIVESETVPSPIAQVPSEGKREELKLKGYKVIEIWEHEFNHLQKSNPELKQFVNSLDLQDRLNPRDSFFGGRTNASTLHYKVKEGEEVKYVDFTSLYPWVNKYCQYPVGHPEIIHKDFKPLDQYFGIAKVKVAPPRKLYHPVLPYRSNGKLKFPLCRTCSDQELQTPCHHSDEERNITGTWCIPEILKAMEKGYQVITVYEVYHWPETTQYNPTTRDGGLFAEYINTFLKLKQEASGWPEWCLTDEDKDQYIRQYRDKEGVQLDKDKITKNPGLRSLAKLCLNSFWGKYGQRLNMKQSAFIHESNADVFFQMLADPTKEVIDFHVLTETILQLEYQHKSTFIPEDLKTNVFLATFTTSWARLKLYSVLEQLDENVLYYDTDSVIFVARPGDYQPPLGDYLGELTDELDGQFITEFVSGGPKNYGYRTNKGSEVCKVRGFSLNYANAQLINFEAIREIVLSPTRDATLTVTNPSKISREKRKRKIYNKVEEKRYKIVYPKRVIQDNLDTLPYGY, encoded by the exons ATGTTCGACTTTCAGAAAGAGATGAGGGAATACTGTGTCTCTGACGTCGCTGTTCTCAGAGAAGCCTGCTTAAAATTTCAAGCTCTGATGCTGGAAGCCACTGGTGAAAAACAGATCGACCTCGATACCAAAGCTGTCACCTACATCAATGGCATCGATCCGTTTGCCCAGTACATCACCATTGCCTCGGTATGTATGGGCATCTTTCAGAGCAAATTTCTCAAGAAACATCAGCATGTCAAACTTACAGACACCCAGGAAATCACAGACTGGATGACGGTAAGAGAGGATGGATCCATCAAGGTGAAACCTGATTTATGGCTGACGGAAGAAGAGTTGAGAGATCGTGGGATGACCATCGTCGAGTCTGAAACTGTACCCAGTCCTATAGCTCAAGTGCCAAGTGAGGG AAAGAGAGAAGAACTGAAACTGAAAGGATACAAAGTCATCGAAATCTGGGAACACGAGTTTAACCATCTTCAGAAATCCAACCCAGAGCTGAAGCAGTTTGTGAACTCTTTGGATCTTCAAGACCGGTTAAATCCCAGAGATTCATTCTTTGGAGGAAGAACGAATGCCAGCACGTTACACTATAAAGTCAAAGAAGGGGAAGAAGTCAAGTACGTGGATTTCACATCTCTGTATCCGTGGGTCAACAAATATTGCCAGTATCCCGTAGGACATCCTGAAATCATACACAAGGATTTCAAGCCACTGGATCAATACTTTGGAATCGCCAAGGTGAAAGTTGCCCCTCCTAGAAAACTCTACCATCCTGTTCTGCCTTACCGTTCCAATGGAAAACTCAAATTTCCTTTGTGCAGAACCTGTTCGGATCAGGAACTACAAACACCATGCCATCATTCGGATGAAGAGAGGAACATCACTGGAACCTGGTGCATACCAGAAATTCTTAAAGCCATGGAAAAGGGGTACCAAGTCATCACAGTGTACGAGGTCTACCACTGGCCTGAAACAACCCAGTACAATCCAACGACACGTGACGGTGGTCTCTTTGCCGAGTACATCAACACCTTTCTCAAGCTAAAACAAGAAGCCAGTGGATGGCCCGAATGGTGTTTGACAGATGAAGATAAAGACCAATACATCAGGCAATACAGAGACAAAGAGGGCGTACAGCTGGATAAAGATAAAATCACAAAGAATCCGGGACTTCGTTCACTGGCCAAGCTGTGTCTGAACAGTTTCTGGGGGAAGTATGGTCAACGTCTGAACATGAAACAGTCTGCCTTCATCCACGAAAGCAATGCAGACGTTTTCTTCCAGATGTTGGCAGATCCCACCAAAGAAGTTATCGATTTCCACGTGTTGACAGAAACCATTTTGCAGCTCGAATACCAACACAAATCCACCTTCATCCCAGAAGATTTAAAAACCAACGTTTTTCTGGCGACCTTTACCACTTCCTGGGCGAGATTGAAGTTATACAGTGTGTTGGAACAGCTGGACGAAAATGTGTTGTACTACGACACGGACTCGGTCATTTTCGTGGCAAGGCCTGGAGACTATCAGCCCCCTCTGGGAGATTATCTTGGTGAATTGACTGACGAATTGGATGGTCAGTTCATCACCGAATTTGTCAGTGGAGGTCCCAAAAATTATGGCTACAGAACCAATAAAGGCTCAGAAGTGTGCAAGGTGCGAGGTTTTTCCTTAAACTATGCCAATGCACAGCTCATCAACTTTGAAGCTATCCGCGAGATAGTTTTGTCACCCACCAGAGATGCTACCCTGACCGTGACGAACCCATCCAAAATTTCAAGAGAAAAAAGGAAGAGAAAAATTTACAACAAAGTGGAAGAGAAAAGGTACAAGATAGTGTACCCAAAGCGTGTCATTCAAGACAATTTGGACACTCTTCCTTATGGCTATTAA